atcatttcttcctctttttcttttcctttcttcttcttcgttctcttttcttcctttcttttctctctcttctttacttttctcacccactctttgaggtattaaatgagaaaaaggaaaaacaataaatactatttatgctagacaatatttagtaaccacatgggtgggtcacactggtgggcgggttcgcccacctgtgatcgcccacctgttggtcaaaacttagccaaacaattgagatttcgatggaattcgactctcagcatgtatctcactctcggcacaagatatataatacgtatatactttaggatacggctacataccagcattacccgtacatggccttatgatacgtgcatgtacacggcttgggtacacccgtctcctttggcactgactcggacttgtctggccaacctgtgttcaaagtcacccttgccatcatggtctatagggaacccgccttaaccctctctggttcgggtcctggatggttaaaccgggtcaaccgtgtaagtaaaccaggttttaaaaagtagggtatcacaataaTTGATTGGCCTAGACCCCGATATGATTCATGCTCTTCCTCTCCATCAATCTTgtcttctccctttctccttatactctctttctcttctcaagtTTGGTAAGTACTGCTTACAAGTTCCTGTGCTGCTGCATTCATTTTGTGCCTAttcaaaatccaatctttcctaATCTTACCACTCATTCATTTGAACATCATCTCATATACACTAATTTTTTGAATGCTCCTTCATTAACCGGTATTTAGCAGCTCTCAACCAGTTTATCGAAATAATATATACCATACAAACACAACCTATGAAAAGGTTGCATAAACTCTGATAGGGAATTCCAATAAAGCAAGAAACTGTTGTTTCTCTCCAACACTATCAACTCTTCACCatcataaggaataatataGCTGAAAAAGATCATCACGTACCCAAACAATTGCAACAATTAAAGAAAATCCACCATAGAACGAGAAAAATTTCTTCCACTGTGGCTGACAATTCCAATCCTGATTAGTGTTGGTCTTCTAAATCCATCAACCTGAACTCAGCCCATCCTGGTATGATATATTACTCGGAAGCTCAGATTTTATGGAGACAAAACACCTAgatttttctcctcctttttggGTTAGAGTCGGCAGTTTCAAGCCCATTGTGTGGGAGGATCATCTCAGATTCATATACAACCAATAAGGATGAGTTGACCCCAATAAAAAGTTCTATAGTGATAGAGAGCCATGTTAGTTGTTACATGCTAGAATGACTTTTGCTGGATGTTAGTGAATATATTCAGGAGTTCAATAAAACCAGGTAACAATTTAGATTGCCTGCAAAAATTGATGATCATTTTCCTGCGCAATCAGCATTTCATTTGCTTAGGAAGAAGTAACTATTAAACAAGAAAGATAATGTTGGCAGAAGAGAAAACCTAAGCAGACAGTATATCCATCTTTGCAGCCACTTGACTGGGATAAGAAAGGCTGCTAGATCTCTCACAAGAAAGTGAAAATGCAATATCATACTAAAATCCAAAATCCAGTCAATAAAAATAGGCTACTCTTCGAAAACCTTCCTCCATGCTTTAAACCCTAATGGTTTAGGTCTATATTACAACTTAGAGCGGCATTAGAAGAAATATACAGAACACTCTTCCAAAAACCTTTAGTTACACCTCGTTTTAAACTTGATCATCAACTAGAGAAAAAGCAAAATCCAAGGCTTTACGTGAGAGATGAGTAGTTAGTATCAAAACTCACATACATTCATACAGTGAAATTTTTAGAACACTCAATTCAATTTTTGTCACCTAGCAAGGTCTAGATATCACCTGGTCAATGAGTCATGTTAGTACCACCCATGGCTAAGGTGTCTTGCTATAACAATGAAAAGAGCATCTTTAGGACCTCTACTTCATTGAAATCATCTAATCTGGGATATAGTCATAGCTACCACTTAAGTTTAATTTGACAACCGATCCATCCAAATTCCACCCCCTGCCAACAAAAAGGTAAGCTTTTGACTTTGTAACAAAACCAATTACTCTTCAGcaaaaagttaaagaaaagaTGCTCCTGCTGGACTTCAAATTCCATGAAAGTGCATTGGTAACTAACAAGTCCTTAAAATCTCTTAACATCTCTAGCAGTAAAGATTACCTTCCTCGTATATTCTCTTCTAATCTTCACATTTTCTTCACCAGAAGGAAAATACAAAGGAACTATCCTCAGGTTCTTACAGTGTCCTTtaaagaatagaaaaatcaaagacaatGCCTTACAATGTAGGACCAGGGCCTCTATTTATGGGGAAGTTCAGCCTCGTTACTTGGACTCCAAGTACGAAAATTCCTAAAAACCAagacaaaaatcaaaatagaaactaagaaaaGCAACTAGAAATTCAATGTAAAAACTACACTGTATTGGAATCAAAATTCAAGAACCTAACACAAACAGAAACTAACTGCAAATTAGAAATCATAAGCTCCcaagctgctgctgctgccagAATCCCCTAGAAACAGGCTCGAAAACAGGGGAACGATCAGCCATTCTTCCCCATTCTCCTTCTGCTGGCTGGATCAAAAGGAGTTACCATCATACAACAAAATAGACAAGAAAAGGTTGATTAAGCAGTAACCCTCAATTAGGGCACTTCTCAGggagaaataagagagagagtgaggcaTTTTCATGACAAGGAGATCCAGATAGCATGTAGTATTCAATTAAGGCTTAAAACCTAATGAATCAAACAAATTAGGGTTGTGCAAGTTGAGGTGCACAAGAGGGTTAAAAGAGTTGAAGAATTTAAATCAATTTCAAGAGCACCTGCAGGCATTTATGTCTATCATATGATGGAAAATAACACCTGGGTGGGGTAAATGAacatgggggaaaaaaaaaaaaacgaaagatAGATGTGCAACAATATGTTGTGCTGGCCTATCACACCGGGCAGCCTgtatctgccacatggcagtcATTTTGATGCTCAAATTTTGGGAACAGGTAGGCCCCACTGCCCCCTGTACATCTGTAAAACTGCAGCCCAGATGAAGTCGTACATGTGGGATAAAAAGAAGGTTGAAAAATGGTTCAAAATTGAGGTACGAGTAAAGCAGCTCAACGgttgaaaataaaaagggggaaGTTCAATACTAAGTGGGATCTAAGTAATAAATTTCATTGGTTAcatgcatggtttaaagtatctccgataccgatacgataccctccgatacgtatcttaaatttagccgaccgatacgatacacaccgatacgatacatgaaatttttaaaatcttttcgtatcgatatatatcctatgatacatatcgatatgcaccaatacactatcgatacgtactgatactctatgaaaaatataaaatcaatgtgaaatatatgtttcggtatgtatcagtacgtaacggtgagtatttgtatgtatcgatcggtacgtatcgatgagtatcagtacgtatcgatgagtatcgatatgtatcgatcaatacgtatcggtgaatatcggtatgtgccgatacagtgcgctacggtcatatagtagccaagatgagtatttttttcagaaaacacgaatttttgaggggtttttgttccaaagttgctaccagtcatatttctctctaactaaagtggaaatcaaggttggaaacaaggattttacatttatgggacaactacaaactttgaattcttagtgcgataccctcaatttcgtgtttatgcataatacatgttatcaatagttttttttaacaaattttttatgcaaaagtgtttaaaaaggtttcatatccatttatgtgcgtatctttagcgtatcttagcgtatctccgatacgatacgatacgataccctccgatacgtatcttaattttggtcgaccaatacggtgaccgataccgatactttaatccttggttacaTGGCCCCTCCACATGGCTCAAAATGGGGGTACACGTTCACAAGAATCACAACACCCGTTTTGCACTTTTATGCCTGTTTTGTTGCACTTTACTctaaaatcaaaaacaaaaaggagaatAGAAAAAAGGATACATATTTCAAGCATAACAATCACATCAATCGATTTTTATAGTACCACACCTAGAAGGGGTTAAAATCATTATACCTTTTATAGAGAAATTCTCCATAAAAAGGGTCATTACCCAGTGCTGCTCCTGCCTATGTGAGGTCCTGGGAAGGGCCATTGCTTAGAGCAATGTTGAAAGGTTCACGCTTCCAGGCAAATATGCGGGTTTGAGTCTTGAAGGTGGCCACTTTATTCATTCGTTTTTCTCAAATTAACGTATGAAAAAACATAGGAACATGGAACAATAATGCAAATAACAGAGTGACATTTAGATTGCACGAATATTATTACATTTCCAGGAGCTACAACTGAGATGAAATACTCATCATTTCCTCATACTAAGGAAATTGAAGGAAAACAACTATCTTGCATGGTATGATTAGATTGCAACAAAGTATACTACTACAACAACAATGATTTAAGATAACTTACCAACATGTGAAATGTTACATGTAATAAACCAGGATTGACTTGCCTCCATTCAGTCAAACCCACGGTTCACACCCCTCACTCAGCTCCTGCAgcaataagaaaattaaaatagcTGAATGTTTATATAGCAATACAACAAAGGGATGTATTCACATTAATCTGGTTACTTATcgtggtttttctttctttttttttttttttcatacaatgTTTAGGCCCcattttaaatgattatattcTTTGATCACATCTatcataacttttatttttgatgaatGAAGAAATTTCTTCATGGAGTACAACCCAGAATATGTGATGCTTCAGTGAACCATAGAGCACATACTAGAATGCCAACACATTAAACAAATAAGGTACACAAATTCTACAAAGCAGCTATACATTATTTTACTCCCCAAATCAGAAGAGCAGCTAGTCCTGAATTTCTTATAACTAAAGTTGATACCTCAAAAGTCCCTACTTAAGAAAGCCCAGAAAAACAGCCCTTTTGCTTGTTTATTGTCCTCTAAACTGGTTCTAACATCCCTCAAAAGCATTCCAGGGTTCCAGCCACAACCCTTAAACAAGCCACTTTTATAAAGTCTCCAAGAGGttcaacctcttcttctccaagcTATAGTAAGAGTGGTTACAAGGCTTAACAAAATCTCACTACATCTCTTCCACATAAGCCCAAGGCACAAGCAAGTGGTAAACTGTTTATCCGTTATGCATTTGTGTCACACAAGCAAGTGGTAAACTGTTCTTCATCATGCACATATGTCGAAGAAAAACATAAGAGATGGTCTTTCCCTTAAGACAAAAATTACTACAAAAACAAGAGGAGGAAGAACAACTTACTGTAATGGGTCCCAATGAGCAAGAAAATGCTGATAACATGATGCAATGCATACAGGAAAACCAAAATTAGAACAAACGAGTGTACTACAAATCCATTTAGCAGGGTCATTCTCTACATGAAATTTTCAATAGACAACCAAAGACAGTAAATTATGAAGGTATTTAAGAACATAGAATGACCAGTCAAAAAATTGATATCATTTCTATTCTGTTTGAACAGTGAATAAgggaaacaaatggagcctcTCATAAATCACATTTTTATGTAATTCAAACACATCGTTAATGAAAATCATCACTCAGCTAAAAGTATTTGTTAGCACTCAACAAGGAAGAATACACCTCTACTCATTCTTccaagcatacaaaatcagcgAGAAACCAAGACCTTGTCTTTGGGAATCTTTCAATCTCTGTGAGCAGGACAAAGGCAATATAGTGGGATCAGTGGTGGTATGACTAAAACCAGCCCACAACTTCTCAGCAGAAAGACATGTCTGGAACATGAAAACTGCATTCCCAATAGCTGTCCCAAAGAGCCAGTTATGAACATCCCAGAACACTTCCACAGGTAGCCCGTCCACCAAGATGGTCTGGTTGCCCCTGAACTTCCACGTAAGGCGCTTCACCTGCATCACCGTCTTACTATCTATGCGGATCAAAAGGCATGGGTCACTCAGTCCTCCAGTATCGCACTCAATTGTGACGTTGTGGATCTGCCCGTTGTCGCAGAACTGAGCCTTGGTGCCATAGAACCTCTTCCCGGAAATGTGCTCTCTCTTGGCGACGAAGATGGCATTAGAAAGAACAGGAGCCGAGTTGGTCTTCTTGTATGCCTCTTTACTCAAATCTCCAAGAAGGAGAAGCGTCTCCCGATCGACGACCACAGCCACATAAAACCCCTCCAACGGCTCCGGCCCTGATCCAAATTTAGCTGAGGAGAGATCCCAATATATATCAATTTGACTCGAATCGGCCTCTAAGCTCTTGCACCCTTTTCTCTTGGAGAACAGCCATGGCTTTATATCGACTTTACAGAGACAATGGTTGCTAGAATCGTCGATCCCAACACTGAGGCCTTGACCCATCAGATTCTTGCTCCATATAATAGTGATCAAGCAAGACCTCCCGCGCAATCTACCCTGGTAAACGCAAGTTACCATATTCTGAGCAGCTTTGCTGGTACTTGAAGACGAGTCCGCCACTTGAACTCCATTCTCACCGAAACAGGAAGGGAAATCCCTCATCCTGAGACCAGGAACAACcacaattttccttttgatttcttccgtaatgttattggttaacaaTCACAATCTGATCTTTCTTTGGCAGCAGAGATTCAACccaaacaaaaccaaagaccaggaagaaaacatgaaacaaatagaaaaggaaaaaagatcatCTACCTCAGGAAAAATTAAACAACTAGGAACTCAAGAACCCATATCCCTGAATGCTTGGAAACCTGAAATCTCAAGGCTCTATATAATCTGGGTTTCAGTTTGTTGGAAGACCCTCCTTCACAAAACCAGAAACCCAACTCGCTCAGGGAAACGACAAGATCCCCGCCCCTAAATTAAAGACAAAATTAGGGAATGTAGGCCATAAAAAGGATTTTGAAGAAGCAAACAAACATGAGACTCGACTTGCCTCACTGTCAATATCTCACTCATCTCTGCTAAAACCCTCTTAAATAATCTATAGGAAAATAATACAGAATCGGTGGACAAATAGTACTTAAATCATCTATTTCGAGGATGAAAAGATGCCAAGAGTAGCCCAGGCGGAGAAAACAGAAACTGGGTATTGCTGAAAAGGCTGTTATACGACCATACTCAATacagaaaaggaaataaaagcatcttacactctctctctctctctctctctctctcacactctctcactctctctctctctctctcacagagcCTTTCCTTTTACCTGACATTACCTCTCTCACAGAGCCTTTCCTTTTACCTGACATTACCTACATGCATTTGAACagaaaaaagtcaaaaaacaaaacaaagctaTGATGCCAACTTTCGCCGTGGGACTACACCATCAAACCAGATTCTCTCGAAAGATATTGACAGACAATCTTCGTCTTAAGccttcaaacttcaaagagaggaagagaaatagagaattgAAACGTCTCCCTCCACTCTACTGTTAACAATAACGTATTAAGTAGTAGTTATGACTTATGACTAAATATGTAATTAATTATAGATTAAAGAAGTGTAATAGGTACCGGTTTCAGACTTTTTCCAGTAGCGGTCCAGCGGAGCCGTCAGCCATGTTATATTGTTAATGCAAGCATGAGGTTTCATTTATTGGGAAAGATACCACCCCAGAGCCCTTGCCCATTATAAACCCACCACTCACAACCGCCGGTACCTTGACCTTCATATCATCTTTTGCCTCTTACGCAGAACAAACAAATTGGGCTTACCTAGGGTGTTCAATTCGTGGTCCGACCAGACTAAACCGATCGAGACGGACCATTTATAGATCGGCCTGgcctggaccgtttattaaacatgtcgggcttcaGCCCAGCCCGTTTACAAACTGTCAGTCtgggttttgctacttggaccgtcgagcgcccgaccgagaccgatcTAATAACACCcaaccgagaccggcctattgtgcaccggcctgacccgaccctttaatgattgtagaatacctattttacctcccaaattaaagagtaaaaactaaaaagtaaagacatgttcacattttaaataatggttatatttggtatcatttattgatttattgtaatttttttgggtttgcatgagtgagCTGAAATATAAGAGCATATTTTAAAGAGGATctgtttaaaaatcggttaaagc
This Macadamia integrifolia cultivar HAES 741 unplaced genomic scaffold, SCU_Mint_v3 scaffold_198A, whole genome shotgun sequence DNA region includes the following protein-coding sequences:
- the LOC122071226 gene encoding uncharacterized protein LOC122071226 isoform X1 produces the protein MRDFPSCFGENGVQVADSSSSTSKAAQNMVTCVYQGRLRGRSCLITIIWSKNLMGQGLSVGIDDSSNHCLCKVDIKPWLFSKRKGCKSLEADSSQIDIYWDLSSAKFGSGPEPLEGFYVAVVVDRETLLLLGDLSKEAYKKTNSAPVLSNAIFVAKREHISGKRFYGTKAQFCDNGQIHNVTIECDTGGLSDPCLLIRIDSKTVMQVKRLTWKFRGNQTILVDGLPVEVFWDVHNWLFGTAIGNAVFMFQTCLSAEKLWAGFSHTTTDPTILPLSCSQRLKDSQRQGLGFSLILYAWKNE
- the LOC122071226 gene encoding uncharacterized protein LOC122071226 isoform X2, which translates into the protein MRDFPSCFGENGVQVADSSSSTSKAAQNMVTCVYQGRLRGRSCLITIIWSKNLMGQGLSVGIDDSSNHCLCKVDIKPWLFSKRKGCKSLEADSSQIDIYWDLSSAKFGSGPEPLEGFYVAVVVDRETLLLLGDLSKEAYKKTNSAPVLSNAIFVAKREHISGKRFYGTKAQFCDNGQIHNVTIECDTGGLSDPCLLIRIDSKTVMQVKRLTWKFRGNQTILVDGLPVEVFWDVHNWLFGTAIGNAVFMFQTCLSAEKLWAGFSHTTTDPTILPLSCSQRLKDSQRQGAE